In Chryseobacterium camelliae, one DNA window encodes the following:
- a CDS encoding M23 family metallopeptidase: MMKKLFLMFLFGPFFIAYSQKPAKMYFEVRKDSVFYYADNIETYPVSVAFTGQPELDNLRMADPFKSVQVLHPNSVKNKVASFVVNDRKKGWKLKKMPDYFTLAGDATIHTYDAEYVYDLPFRKGKSFNIYQGYNGTFSHQNENSLDFVMPEGTEITAAREGIVIEAVQNNNTGCPNISCANQANYVSIMHSDGTIAQYYHLKQNGVKVKAGDPVKKGDLIALSGNTGWTNGPHLHFVCFLPDPSKPKQKNTLKTLFRTGDGSKSEYLSEKKTYAKQY, encoded by the coding sequence ATGATGAAAAAGCTTTTTTTAATGTTCCTGTTTGGACCTTTCTTTATTGCCTACTCCCAGAAACCCGCTAAAATGTATTTTGAGGTCCGGAAAGACTCGGTATTTTATTATGCAGACAATATTGAGACCTATCCGGTTTCCGTGGCCTTTACCGGCCAGCCGGAACTCGATAACCTACGTATGGCTGATCCTTTCAAAAGCGTTCAGGTCCTGCACCCGAATTCCGTAAAAAACAAAGTGGCGTCTTTTGTAGTCAATGACAGAAAAAAAGGCTGGAAATTAAAAAAGATGCCGGACTATTTTACACTGGCCGGAGATGCCACCATACACACCTACGATGCCGAATATGTATATGACCTTCCTTTCCGGAAAGGAAAATCGTTCAATATTTATCAGGGATATAACGGAACGTTCTCCCATCAGAATGAAAACTCCTTGGATTTTGTGATGCCTGAAGGGACGGAAATTACCGCAGCCAGGGAAGGTATTGTGATTGAAGCCGTACAGAACAATAATACCGGCTGCCCGAACATCAGCTGCGCCAATCAGGCCAATTACGTTTCCATCATGCATTCCGACGGAACTATTGCCCAATACTATCACCTGAAACAAAATGGTGTTAAAGTAAAAGCAGGAGATCCGGTAAAAAAAGGGGATCTGATCGCACTCAGCGGGAACACGGGTTGGACCAATGGCCCACACCTTCACTTCGTCTGCTTTCTCCCGGACCCTTCAAAACCGAAACAGAAAAATACTTTGAAAACGCTTTTCAGAACAGGTGACGGATCAAAATCCGAATACCTGTCAGAAAAGAAGACCTATGCCAAGCAGTACTAA
- a CDS encoding type III pantothenate kinase, with protein sequence MNSIVINIGNSNIRFGLFNGDNCDISWVINTKPYRTADELYVQMLMLYQTYKVDPKEVSKVIIGSVVPQLTKVMSSAIRKIHGIVPVIVDRNTPSAVQAKSKQMGTDIYANLVAAHHLYPDRKKIILDFGTALTASCIAENGETLGVIIAPGIVTALNSLISQTAQLPEIELKKPKSVLGLDTVTCMQSGMVYGFLGMVEGFIDRINDEVNDHCFVVATGGVSHIYKPLTDKIHVMDRLHTLKGLYFLGKDV encoded by the coding sequence ATGAATTCAATTGTAATCAACATAGGCAACAGCAACATTCGTTTCGGGCTTTTTAACGGAGATAACTGTGATATTTCATGGGTGATCAACACCAAACCTTACCGGACGGCAGATGAACTGTACGTTCAGATGCTCATGTTGTACCAGACATACAAAGTGGATCCGAAGGAGGTCAGTAAAGTGATCATAGGCTCAGTGGTACCGCAGCTTACCAAAGTCATGAGCTCGGCGATCAGGAAGATCCATGGGATTGTACCTGTGATTGTGGACAGGAACACTCCTTCCGCTGTTCAGGCCAAATCCAAGCAGATGGGAACCGATATTTATGCTAATCTGGTGGCTGCACATCATTTGTATCCTGACCGCAAAAAGATCATCCTGGATTTCGGAACGGCCCTTACGGCAAGCTGTATCGCGGAAAACGGGGAAACTTTAGGCGTAATTATCGCTCCCGGGATTGTTACGGCATTGAATTCCCTGATCAGCCAAACCGCCCAGCTGCCGGAAATAGAATTGAAAAAACCTAAGTCTGTTCTGGGACTGGATACGGTAACCTGCATGCAAAGCGGAATGGTTTATGGCTTCCTGGGAATGGTAGAGGGTTTTATCGACCGTATTAATGATGAAGTCAATGACCATTGCTTTGTCGTGGCAACAGGAGGTGTATCCCATATATACAAGCCCCTTACAGATAAGATCCATGTCATGGACCGGCTGCATACCCTGAAAGGGTTGTACTTTTTAGGGAAAGATGTATAA
- a CDS encoding GNAT family N-acetyltransferase encodes MQHFPRIETDRLTLSEVQEGDLPLVVEHLQDEEFSKYTSNIPYPYKREHAELWLKITREAFEQKKGFTFAIRDKKGMFIGAIGLHDEGSDKAELGYWMAKAFWNKGYITEAAKAVVKFGFDELGFNKIYATHFLHNPSSGKVMQKIGMELEAVLKQHLKKDGKYHDIPMYSIFKNEG; translated from the coding sequence ATGCAGCATTTTCCCAGAATAGAAACAGATCGACTTACTTTATCTGAGGTACAGGAAGGTGATCTGCCATTGGTTGTTGAACATCTGCAGGATGAGGAATTCTCCAAATATACCTCTAACATCCCTTACCCATATAAGCGGGAACATGCTGAATTATGGCTGAAAATTACCAGAGAGGCATTTGAGCAGAAGAAAGGATTCACTTTTGCAATTCGGGATAAAAAAGGCATGTTCATCGGAGCAATAGGACTCCACGATGAAGGATCAGATAAAGCCGAGCTGGGATATTGGATGGCAAAAGCGTTCTGGAATAAAGGCTATATTACAGAAGCTGCAAAGGCTGTGGTTAAATTTGGGTTTGATGAGCTGGGATTTAATAAAATCTATGCTACTCATTTTCTTCATAATCCATCTTCAGGTAAAGTGATGCAGAAAATAGGGATGGAACTTGAAGCTGTATTAAAGCAGCATCTCAAGAAAGACGGTAAATATCATGATATCCCGATGTATTCTATTTTCAAGAATGAAGGATAA
- a CDS encoding nucleoside deaminase: MFTDEYYMKMALHEAETAREKDEVPIGCIIVSNNRVIARSHNLTEALNDVTAHAEMQAITAAANFLGGKYLVNCTMYVTLEPCVMCSGALSWAQISKVVIGARDEQRGFINKHLSLHPKTEIVTGVMEHECSSIVKEFFKSKR, from the coding sequence ATGTTCACCGACGAATATTATATGAAAATGGCTTTACATGAAGCCGAAACTGCACGGGAAAAGGATGAGGTACCGATAGGCTGCATTATTGTTTCCAATAATCGTGTGATTGCGAGATCCCATAACTTGACCGAAGCCCTGAACGATGTTACTGCCCATGCTGAAATGCAGGCCATTACGGCTGCTGCTAATTTCCTGGGTGGAAAATACCTGGTAAACTGCACGATGTATGTTACGCTGGAGCCCTGTGTAATGTGTTCGGGAGCGCTTTCCTGGGCGCAGATCTCCAAAGTGGTGATCGGGGCCAGGGATGAGCAACGCGGCTTCATCAACAAACACCTATCCCTTCATCCCAAGACAGAAATCGTTACCGGAGTCATGGAACACGAATGTTCCTCAATTGTAAAAGAATTTTTTAAATCGAAGCGTTGA
- a CDS encoding energy transducer TonB, producing MLNTEFRKKFDAETGTLNKISIKSDYQLFMRKMDSIENVALIGALLKVKNLEDLDRIQNKIPKPESHLKTSSSADQPADYPGGINALRQEVAHLFYTGGVYSEIKTVKANVAFIVERDGTISNVHAQGDNFTFNRQAEIALYSLSEKFMPGHVNGDPVRFRFQLPLTMNIED from the coding sequence ATGCTGAATACTGAATTCAGGAAAAAATTCGATGCAGAAACCGGTACCCTCAATAAAATAAGTATTAAAAGTGATTATCAGTTGTTCATGAGAAAAATGGACAGTATAGAGAACGTTGCTCTGATTGGTGCTTTGCTGAAAGTAAAAAACCTGGAGGATCTGGACAGGATTCAGAATAAAATCCCCAAACCCGAAAGTCACCTTAAAACATCTTCTTCAGCAGACCAGCCTGCGGATTATCCGGGAGGAATCAATGCATTACGGCAGGAAGTTGCCCATCTGTTTTATACAGGAGGAGTATATTCTGAAATAAAAACAGTCAAAGCTAATGTAGCCTTTATTGTTGAACGGGACGGGACGATCAGCAATGTTCATGCGCAGGGGGATAATTTTACATTTAACCGTCAGGCAGAGATTGCCCTGTATTCGCTATCTGAAAAGTTTATGCCCGGACACGTTAACGGCGATCCGGTACGCTTCCGGTTTCAGCTGCCTTTAACCATGAATATTGAAGACTGA
- a CDS encoding helix-turn-helix transcriptional regulator, whose product MKKDFYLTRYALIIKRLENAPATYLQLEDYLLNSFEFQDAGIKSYSIRTLQRDIREISDLFNLSIHNKKKGDNRYYIESRPIMEVDEYNQKLLESFQVSNALNLHPDFSDFIFFETRKPTGVEHFYDLFFAIRNKRVVTFEHYNYKNKLMTSRKVHPLALKESKDRWYLIAIDTKDKMLKSFGLDRINYLDVLKNKFREKYNYNFREHFKNAFGVMNLTEQKPQRILIRCSRHQGEYIKSFPLHQSQQETKETPEYLFFQFFLHPTYDFMQEILSYGKEVTVLEPKCLVDDIRNHLLESLNGYSES is encoded by the coding sequence ATGAAAAAAGACTTTTATTTGACACGATATGCTTTGATCATCAAGCGATTGGAGAATGCACCAGCCACTTACCTGCAGCTGGAAGATTACCTGCTGAATTCTTTTGAATTTCAGGATGCAGGCATAAAAAGTTATTCTATCCGTACGCTACAGCGTGACATCAGAGAGATTTCCGACCTGTTCAATCTTTCGATCCACAATAAAAAGAAAGGTGATAACCGGTACTATATTGAGAGTCGCCCCATTATGGAAGTGGATGAGTACAACCAGAAGCTGCTGGAATCCTTTCAGGTGAGCAATGCCCTGAACCTTCATCCGGATTTTTCTGACTTTATCTTTTTTGAAACCCGGAAACCTACCGGTGTAGAACATTTCTATGACCTGTTCTTTGCGATCCGGAACAAAAGAGTAGTAACGTTTGAACATTACAACTATAAGAATAAACTGATGACTTCCCGCAAGGTTCATCCGTTAGCTTTAAAAGAATCTAAAGACCGATGGTATCTCATCGCTATTGATACCAAGGATAAAATGCTGAAGTCTTTCGGCTTGGACCGGATTAATTACCTCGATGTACTGAAAAATAAGTTCCGGGAAAAATACAATTATAACTTCCGGGAACATTTTAAAAATGCTTTCGGGGTTATGAACCTTACCGAGCAGAAACCGCAAAGGATCCTCATCCGGTGCAGCAGGCATCAGGGCGAATACATCAAGAGCTTCCCGCTCCATCAATCGCAACAGGAAACCAAAGAAACCCCGGAATATCTGTTTTTCCAGTTTTTCCTTCATCCTACCTACGATTTCATGCAGGAAATTTTATCGTATGGTAAAGAAGTTACGGTTCTTGAACCGAAATGTTTAGTCGATGACATCCGCAACCACCTCCTGGAATCGCTGAATGGCTATTCCGAAAGCTGA
- a CDS encoding zincin-like metallopeptidase toxin domain-containing protein, with amino-acid sequence MKDREYKDVFDFGAEALSMDNTFSTTQFPSFKDAFTIGEHIRGMSHVSPLATVKFFNQSSDDLLTKYYPDAGSPVEGTFTYVSDVGSNLESVIKTTVKDFYYYGVQDVNNFAFRVIIFSSTDATKLKESFEVSLPKGREILMFVEDNSTDKISGIYGAIKISNDVLSFLNKSGRLEYDLYNNDEIYKEIKKVIPELKDNQIKSLLQQGYIEDIRIDIAKTYFKLASFFSSGVSFISPGLGILTNDALRLATSILLEKLILQIEKTKFDENRWQPKPPKLENGETDQNYTYDPLISSGKDSNGTVNFTEIIGLLKTILTEQNNLVRSILNIKKDFRKSTQPKGFPEILYNLYLSAYDTIYDVITNLEDISNLDIIKYSIQTYNALLCGVWNGLVDAVSGIFAMIKMIYDGITMGKDFVKNIDQYLPILLEQFDEAVQAIKEISFSETAKYIYKKLKEINLTFDPIACSYFTGYAFGFIISLIIEIIVGILISGGVVDIPIIIQKLEEAIFGIFRLGWGFVKGAARKIRTFSKFVVKSIKDLIKGFEELIKFLKGEKGSFKKIIDDVFEASNIKKIGQYGGKVLSESEVEDWAKLVMKKYGTKLLKVDKFDNPELLASFDPNTNTIKYTDDVTEYFMVHEHYHAEEMHKIGFNKYVKDAPLAGVKEADYIIKNWQHIYKREKYVYDRLVKNAKIHKLNEQEVSTPPFGHAFQYLDFIILKLEKRNIPIPKI; translated from the coding sequence ATGAAAGACAGAGAATACAAAGACGTTTTTGATTTTGGAGCAGAAGCTTTGTCGATGGACAATACATTTTCTACAACACAGTTTCCTTCATTTAAAGATGCATTTACCATTGGAGAGCATATCAGAGGTATGAGCCATGTAAGCCCGCTTGCAACGGTGAAGTTTTTCAATCAGTCTTCCGATGATCTGCTTACCAAATATTATCCGGATGCAGGTTCACCTGTTGAAGGTACCTTCACTTATGTATCTGATGTCGGAAGTAACCTTGAATCTGTTATTAAGACTACGGTAAAAGATTTTTACTACTATGGCGTACAAGACGTTAATAACTTTGCATTTAGGGTGATTATATTTTCGTCGACGGATGCTACAAAGCTCAAAGAATCCTTTGAAGTTTCCCTGCCGAAGGGAAGGGAAATACTAATGTTTGTAGAAGATAATAGTACAGATAAAATTAGCGGAATCTATGGTGCCATAAAGATTTCAAATGATGTTTTATCCTTTCTGAATAAAAGCGGAAGACTTGAATATGACCTGTACAATAATGATGAAATTTACAAAGAGATCAAAAAAGTCATCCCTGAATTAAAAGATAATCAAATAAAATCACTTTTACAGCAAGGTTATATTGAAGACATCCGTATAGATATCGCCAAAACGTATTTTAAGCTTGCTTCATTTTTTTCCAGTGGAGTTTCCTTTATTAGTCCAGGATTAGGTATTCTCACAAATGATGCTCTCAGGTTAGCAACCAGCATTCTCTTGGAGAAACTAATTCTGCAAATTGAAAAAACAAAGTTTGATGAAAACAGATGGCAGCCTAAACCTCCAAAACTTGAGAATGGTGAAACTGACCAGAACTATACCTATGATCCTTTGATATCTTCCGGAAAAGATAGTAATGGCACTGTAAATTTTACAGAAATTATAGGGCTTTTAAAAACAATACTTACAGAGCAGAATAATCTGGTAAGGTCGATTTTAAACATCAAGAAAGATTTCAGAAAAAGTACTCAACCGAAAGGTTTTCCAGAGATTTTATATAATCTGTATTTAAGTGCTTATGATACCATATATGATGTCATAACTAACTTAGAAGATATCTCTAACCTGGATATTATTAAATATAGTATCCAAACTTACAACGCACTATTATGTGGGGTATGGAATGGGCTTGTGGATGCAGTTTCAGGGATATTTGCTATGATAAAGATGATTTACGATGGAATAACTATGGGCAAAGATTTTGTCAAGAATATAGATCAATATCTACCTATTCTCCTGGAACAGTTTGATGAAGCTGTACAGGCTATAAAGGAGATCAGTTTTAGTGAAACAGCAAAATACATTTATAAGAAATTAAAAGAAATAAATCTTACATTTGATCCGATAGCCTGTTCTTATTTTACGGGATACGCGTTTGGATTTATCATTTCGCTGATCATTGAAATCATTGTCGGGATACTTATAAGCGGAGGTGTTGTAGACATCCCTATTATTATACAAAAGCTTGAAGAAGCTATTTTTGGTATCTTTCGCCTAGGATGGGGGTTTGTGAAAGGTGCCGCCCGCAAAATCAGAACTTTCAGCAAATTTGTAGTTAAGTCTATAAAGGATTTGATAAAGGGGTTTGAAGAACTTATTAAATTCTTAAAAGGCGAGAAAGGTAGTTTCAAAAAAATAATTGACGATGTTTTTGAAGCAAGTAATATTAAAAAAATTGGGCAGTATGGAGGCAAAGTCCTTTCAGAAAGTGAAGTAGAAGATTGGGCAAAACTAGTAATGAAAAAGTACGGTACCAAATTACTTAAAGTTGATAAATTTGATAATCCAGAATTACTAGCATCTTTCGATCCTAATACCAATACCATAAAATATACTGATGACGTAACAGAATATTTTATGGTTCATGAGCATTATCATGCTGAGGAAATGCATAAGATTGGTTTTAATAAATATGTAAAGGATGCTCCACTAGCAGGAGTGAAAGAGGCAGATTATATAATTAAAAACTGGCAACATATTTATAAGAGGGAGAAGTATGTATATGATAGATTAGTGAAAAATGCAAAAATCCATAAATTGAATGAACAAGAAGTTTCAACACCACCTTTTGGACATGCTTTTCAATATTTAGATTTTATAATTTTGAAATTAGAAAAAAGAAACATCCCAATCCCAAAAATTTAA